The Vitis vinifera cultivar Pinot Noir 40024 chromosome 18, ASM3070453v1 region ACTGAAGGAATCTTGAATTTAATTACGTAGTGGAGCTGCACAATGGAAATAAACAAATGTGGATTCGTTACTTGATGGTAGTGATGTGAACAATGTAAAAGTGACAAAGTTATCAATGTAAAAACAGGGCAATACTTGGAGGAAGAGGATGAAACCATGTACCCAAACACTGTTCCGTTGTTTAAATCGTCTAATACCCTCAACCAGCTGGTCAACAACAAATTGGCCCCAGTTGACATCGTTTCGTAAACCATCTTCATGGATGGTATGCCATAAGTTTCGGCATGCATCTATCCTTGACGTTGGCGCCAATATCGTCGAACATGCGTAGTAAAGGAAGCATCTACGGAACTCCTCCCCGATAGGTAAGTTGAGGAGTCTCTCCTCACAAGTGTTGAGTGTACCGAATGGATGCTCAGATGGGGTTGATGCAATTTGTAGAATCCGTCCGCTTGTCGGGAGGCCAAATACAAAGCCAACATCTGCAGCACTCAGATCATAACTTTTGTCGGATGATATGTCTATGCGTCTGAAGCCAACGTTAAAATGGTCGATCAGCCATAGACATATATTATGTCGTATCTCCTTGCAATTTAAGTTGAGAAGACCTCTAAACTGAAGGTCTCGAACAACTTCCAATTTATCAACTGGCAGCCTATTGCATAGTTTTAAGAATCTCGAAGATGAACAACGTATGAACAATTTTGTGGGCTGCATTAAAAGTGAAGGACATAATTAGTATCTTAGAGATGCATTTTAGTAATCAacataaaaataacaaagacAATATGAATACATAAATGTGGTGCAAAAGGAAATACAATTGAATGAACtaacaaacaaaataatgtGGATGAATAATTTACAACTCAATGTTTATTTGATAATGAATATGTAAGACCCATAACAAGTAATTGTGTTAAGTAGGTTAAAATATCAAGTATCCAAAATaagtaatgaaaaataatagcgaAAAAATAATGCAATACCTCCACAGTGGCCATTGAAGAATGAATTTATTGCTGGAGGTTTGAACCTTAGAATAACCGGTGACTTCCAAACAGTGCTATAGTAGTGATCGATGAGCTGGAGAGACTAATAATAAAGGGAAAGGTCATTTCACTATCGTACCATTAATCAGTTGGATAAATTTCGTCAGGCTATACCATATTCAGCTGtataaggtaaaaataaataaaataaaataaaaaaccatttgaGGAAAGTGATGATAGTTTGGGTGCAAACATGTGAGTGAAGTACTATGCTACTGCCAACAGATCATATGAATTACAAGATTATAACTGCAATGCTTACAAAGTGTGAAACGAGTATATCTCATTCAAGACAAATGGAAAGACATTTTTTAGTAGGTGGAACCACAAATGCTTGATAATGTAGAGACACTGATGGAATTAAATAACAACTTTAAAGAAACCACATTCAAATTGCACTTTTAATTAAGTAGGTTAAGCAAAGCAACTATAAAGCATGAAAATAACAAGATAGTGCATCGTGCCTATAATCAGCCCAATACATAGGAACGAAAACAACAATACCGTACCATATACCCTACAATAGAATGTATGGGATGATACAAAGTATGAGAATTGTATAAGCACAAACAAGCCACATGTCACGGCAACGGATTATTACATTTAGAGTGGTTGTGACCTATGCCATTGCATCGAGAGCAATGAATTGCTCTCTTATGAGTAAACTGTGACTCAATGCGCCTTTGGCAGAGTCTTCCTGGAGGACGTTTGACATGAGGAGGTTGGAGAGTAGAAAAGAAGTTGTCGGCGCAATCTTGCAAACTCCCATCCTCACAAACTTTCGGCATATTGTGTGTTGGTAATGGTTGAAACTGACTAGAGTAAATCAAATGTTGGGTGGAGACATTAAAACATGGGTCAATATAGTCATACACGTCGTGTCTGAGTGTACGGATGACAGCACATACATGGGAACACGGCAAGCCGGACATTTGCCATGTTATGCAAGTACACGTACGTTGATTGATATCGACAACCAAATAAATCTCCCCGACAAACACCTTAAACGTCCCCCCCAAATATGGCAACACACTAATCGGACCAGACCTCATGATATTTGACATTAGCTTCTCTTCAGTTTTCGGTCCAACCACGCTCTTCCACTTTTTTGTACCACGCATATGGGTGTCCAACATGGCTACAAGCTTATCCATGTGCATTAACAATAACGTATAAATTGTTTAGTGACGCTCATCTCTTAACCACGCATTGAAGGACTCTACAATGTTACTTGTCATTTTATCCCATCGCTTTTTTAGAAACTTTGACATTGCCCAATGTTCCGGATTGTTTTATGCAACCCATTTACTGAGGTTGTCATTGAAGcgcacaagtttttcaaatgcCTCGTTGTAGTCTATCTCCAACCTAGCATATGCAATGCTGTCTAGAAGTAACAAAGcatcttctttccctttctttcctcTAATGTTTTGCTTATTCAAGAAGCTAGAAAAGTTTTCCTTAACATGTTGATAACAATATGCATGATTTCCTATCCCGAACAACTCAGAAACACTACGCAAGATTCCTTGATGTCTATCAGATATAATAACAACTTCTTTACCATCTAAGACCCCCTTTAATTTCTCCAAAAACCAATACCAATCCTCATAATTTTCTGAACTGACCACACCAAGGACAAGAGGGAACATTCCATCATCTGCATCATATGCAATGGCGGACAAAAGAGCTCCCTTGTATGGTCCGCTTAGATGGCAAGAATCAATAGCCAATACTGGTCGACACCCCTTGATgaacccttgaattgaaaatgcatgAGCAATGAACAATTGCATGAAGTGACCTTCGTCGGAAGTGTACTCCGCAATTGTACCGGGGTTGATTTCCCTTAGCCTATGGCATAACCAAGGGACAAACGTGTAGGACTCACGTGGAGCTCCATATATGCACTcttttgccttctctttaaggtgtcatgcttggttatatgtcaattgaactCCATGATCATGTTCAAAATCCTTACAAATTTGACGGGGAAGATAGTCTGGAGTGGTTCTAAACACATCTTCAACAATAACCGCGCCTCTCTTTGAAGAAACCTTGACCTTAGATGAACACTCATCCTGAGCTATATGATTATGATTCACTTGGTAAGTATGAACTCGCAAGATGACATTTCCCTCAATAACGTGAGCTGttatcttccaaggacaacTCTCAACCGAACACTTCACAGACATATGCGTAGGAGAATTTTTCTTGTACTTGTATTCAAACCTTCCACCTAATGACATCTGGTAAATTACGTTGCGAAACTCCTTTGCATTTTTAAATGTATCTCCCGACCCTAATATTGCCTCACAAAAACGAATCGATTCCAAAGGGGTGTACTCACTATCTGCACAACGCGACACAAAACCTCTTGATAGCATCATAGTATTAAGAATTGCATCGCATGATGCATTAGAGGAAGGAAACGGCGCAGGTGGACCTCTGCATTTACATACATTAACATAATTAAACTACGTGATGCGTAAAAGTGATAttcacaatattttaaatagacatTCATGTTAACGTCCATTACCCAATTACCAATTCTGTATTCGGTATATTTGCTTCAAAGCCTTCCACACAGGGTAAGTCTACTAGGTATACATTTGCAAAGTCATCACTGTGGGAAACCACCTTATCCAAGTCATCctcatcttctaaatcttgAATGACTCTAGGGTTGAACTTGAGGGTGTAGTGCATCTTCATCACATCAAACGAGATGTCGAATTTCTCTAAGATTTTTTTGGTGAATTCTTCAAATGGCATTCCTTTATATATGTGAATACCTTTGCTTCTTCCACCCACGTATTCCCATTGcccatcatttttttggacaagtttACCTCCCACAAAAATGTAACAATATATCATATTAGTTGCGTCCATCAACCTATACAAACATAGcaaaaatttcatattatagAATAATCAATTATGCATAGTATAGAAAATGGGGTTGATCTTCTCTCCAATGTCGCCTTTGGCTTTGAAGTTGACATTATTATTAGTCGCCATGTCAAGTATATAATATATCATTTATACATATACTTTTCCTTTTGTTacttcacttattatttttttttttcacaaattggTTGACTCTTTATCTGTTTTTGCATACTGCTATCACTCTCTAGATCCCAATGGGAACATAACAGTTACTTTTGACACTCATAAATGTACATATGATGGCTATGTGGTTAGTGTTTTGAATCAATTCAACtgatttgtttctttatttgccACTTATATTCATGTTAGCTACAGATTTCATGAAGTTGGAAATGATAATCTATCTACACATACTAAGTAGCCCACAATATCTCATACTATAGGGTCACCATAACTTGGGTTTTATCAAAGAAAGTTAACATACGAACTATCGTACTTAACTAGACTGCCACACGATGAAGTCACTATAATGTTGAAAGATTTGATTTCAACCAACGGAGGAAAAATATGTCTGCActaatgcaaggagaaaaaaatagaaaaaatataaccAGTAAATATAACCAATACGGAGGGCACCGCCGGTGGGGATAGATCAGGGCACAATATATGGCAAACTGAACTGGCGAGATAAATTAGGGCAATGTATTTGGGCTGAAATCAAATGGTCCGGATAGTTGAAATGAAGcataaaaaacatgaaattgatTAACCTACTAACCTCACCTATAAACTACTTCGCCACGGAGCCGAAATCTAGTTGTGATTGTCGACGCCAATGGATCGATACAGATGAAAAACGAGACTGCCTACACCAACAATCAGAAGGCCGGGAAACACGAGCTTGAGAGATCACGAGATTGGGACTGAGGATTAGGGCATTCTTTGGGCGGAAGAGGGGGACGAAGCCAGGAATGTGAAAACGACTCCAATTTGGGGAAAACAAAGGGAAATCCAACGTGGatttcaggttttttttttaatccccaGCCAAGGGCATTTTCGGAATATTATAAATGGGATATCCTTCTTATCAATATTGAGACTTTACTTGGGTGGTAGGCTTAATTTTGTTAGATATATggaccatttgttaatttttgggcccagttgggcccaaaacacaattctccctattattaaacataagataaaattcattttttaaatagaaaatattgaaatgtgatataatttttattttaaatgttgaaaataatatatatatttcatattattttttatttatttcacaaattaaatataaacatgatATAATCGAATATATCTTGTTGGATATGTTACCTTAAAATATCATGACCATAAGATTTGTATATCCAAGGATATCTATAGACCCCTCTTGCAGACCAAGGGgtatttgttcttttcttattattgCTTTCATTGTTAGCATTTCATGGGATATTTTCTTACCATCTCGGGAGAGTTGGGAATCTCTATATAAGGGAGTGGGGAACGGCTTCCATAGGGGCGACATGCATGGGATGTGTGGCAAAAACAtcaccaccttgccatggtggtggttgggaGAGAGACATCTCTGAACAAGAAGCAGAGAAACAGGTAGAGACttgcaagaaaagaaaaatagggaaGAAGGTTTTCAACAGGTAGAGGTTTTTGGGAGAAGGTGAGGGAGGAGGATCGAATAAGCAAGGGAATGCTTTTGTTGAGTTGGGAGAAGCTACAGAATCAAGTGTTTGAATCTGAGCAATCCTTGTTCGAGTTGGAGTTATCTAGGTGTAGTCATTGCATGCTGTGTTGTCCCATTTTTGCTCTATTTCTTGCTGATGTTTGGGTTTGTTTCTGATGATTGAGAATGGATATTAGAAATCATACATATCTGAGATTATCTGCATACACTTTCTGTTAGGTTTTTCAGTTTTTATAGAATCTGAAATCATTCTCTGTTTTGGTTTATCTATAAGATGCCTacaactatttatttatttatttattttttctatttatatttagaGTTCATTTTGGTCACTCCCAATTAGTTTACAAGCTCATTGACAAACTATGAAATGGTGCAAGATTTAATGGTCTTTGGTTTGTTTATGTATACTCTATTTTGGTCTTTGCTGTGTTTGAGGGAGTATCCCGGCCAACTGGGTTGGCCATCTTGGTTGGGATGTTCCTGAGAGAACCCCATATATACCACTTTTCACACAAATGAAAACTTCCCTATGCCTATATTGCCATGTAACCTACACACCAAGGCTTCCACAGCTCTCCTCACGAGTTccttttgagattttttggaattCAGTTATGAGCATGGTGATGAAGAAGCCATTCAACA contains the following coding sequences:
- the LOC109121624 gene encoding uncharacterized protein LOC109121624, which translates into the protein MPFEEFTKKILEKFDISFDVMKMHYTLKFNPRVIQDLEDEDDLDKVVSHSDDFANVYLVDLPCVEGFEANIPNTELVIGGPPAPFPSSNASCDAILNTMMLSRGFVSRCADSEYTPLESIRFCEAILGSGDTFKNAKEFRNVIYQMSLGGRFEYKYKKNSPTHMSVKCSVESCPWKITAHVIEGNVILRVHTYQVNHNHIAQDECSSKVKVSSKRGAVIVEDVFRTTPDYLPQKAKECIYGAPRESYTFVPWLCHRLREINPGTIAEYTSDEGHFMQLFIAHAFSIQGFIKGCRPVLAIDSCHLSGPYKGALLSAIAYDADDGMFPLVLGVVSSENYEDWYWFLEKLKGVLDGKEVVIISDRHQGILRSVSELFGIGNHAYCYQHVKENFSSFLNKQNIRGKKGKEDALLLLDSIAYARLEIDYNEAFEKLVRFNDNLSKWVA